ATCAGAAGAACAAACCCGGCAAAGTGGATATATCCCTCTATTGCTTGCGACAATCTTTTGCCTGTAACTATCTCTCCCAGGATAAAGATAATTCTCCCTCCATCGAGGGCGGGAAATGGAAATAAATTTATAATCCCCAGGTTAAGACTTATTATAGCGAGAAAGGATATAAAGGGCCAGAGACCTTGTTTGGCGGCGTCCCCTGCCATAGAAGCTATCCCGATCGGGCCAGAGACGTCAACCCGGGTTTTCCCAAAAATCCATTCACCGATTCCTTTTACCATAGCAGTGGACATGTGAAACGTATAACTCATAGATTGGGTTATGGCTTTTAGAGGTGAATATCTTATCCTGCCAGGCTGGATACCTAAAAGGGGAAAGCCTGTGACAGGATCATCGGTAATATCAACGTTCATATTGATTTCCCGACCTTCTCTGTAGATAATCAAGGCGAGAGGATCGTCTACAGGACTATTCCTTATCGCCTGAGCCATAGAGGTCCAGTCGGAGACCGATTCCCCGTTAACGGAGATAATCCTATCTCCCGGCCGAATTCCAGCTAAATCGGAGGGATAGCCCGCCATGATCGATCCTACCGTAGGGGTTTCCATGTTTAAAACTCCGTGTCCCCCGAGGAGTAGAGCGGTCAGCAGAAACGCTAAAAAGACGTTTGAAGCTGGCCCGGCGATAAGGACCGAAAGCCTGGCCCAAGGGGATTTTTCGTTAAATCCCATTCCTGGACAGGAGACTTCCTGAGATTCCTCTTCCTCCATGCCCGCTAGCCTGACAAATCCCCCGATAGGAAAGAGCCTCACAGACCAGATATTTCTTTTCCCCTTTTTGCTGAAAATCACAGGCCCCATACCAAAGGCAAATTCATGAACCTGTATTCCCATAGCTATCGCGGTACGGTAGTGGCCGTATTCATGGATGACCACACATACGGCGATTATGAGCACAAACGATAATATCGATACCATAATCTACCCCCTATTAGAACATAAGGACTCGGCGATATCCCTTGACCACTGTAGGATATCCAGTTCTTCCTCGAGACTATGGGCGGAATTTCCGCTAAAAGAGTCGATTGCCTCTGAAATTATCCTAGGGATATCCATAAAGCCGATCCTTCCCTTCAAGAAAGCGCTTACCGCGATTTCATCGGCTCCGACGAGCACGGTAGGATAGCTCCCCCCCGCTTTAGCTACCTCCAGGGCGGTGTAATACCCAGGATAACGGTCTTTTTCCGGCACATCAAATGAGAAGACAGCACCGTCCATGTCTATATTATCCAAAGACAGAGGTTCCAAGGGCAGCCTATCGGGATAGGATAAAGCGGTCATAGCGGACATCCTCATATCCGGTGGAGCTATAAGCATCTTTATATTGCCGTCGATAAAACGGACAAATCCGTGGGCGGAGGATCCTGGATGGATATAGGCCGATACCTTTTGGTAGGGAAGGGAAAATAACCTCATCGCCTCAATTATCTCTATTCCTTTGTTTACCATCGTCGCACTATCAACGCTTATTTTCTGTCCCATGCTCCATACTGGATGGCTTACGGCCATCTCAGGGGTTACGGAGAAAAGTCGATCCAGAGCCGTTAGCCTGAAGGGGCCTCCTGAGGCGGTTAGAGCGACGTGGTCGATATAATCTACGTTTTCCCCAAAGATACATTGCCATATAGCGTTATGCTCGCTGTCCAGGGGGCGTATCTGTCCAGGTTTACTGTACGGTAATACCCAGCTTCCCGAGACCACTATACTCTCTTTATTTGCTAGGGAGACCGTTTTGCCCGCCTTTAGCGCCGCAAGGAGGGCGGGAATAGCCTCGGTGCCCGAGGATACAAAGGCGACGTGGTCCACCTCTTCGGAACATACCATGTCTATTAATCCCTCGTCCCCGTAAAGCCCTACGGTTCCCGACGGGAGGCTAATGGAGTCTACTTTAGATTTATCCCTCAAAACAACTTTAGAGGGCGAAAATTCGTTGGTCAATCTCTCCAGCCCCTCAGCGTTATCCCTAGCCGCTATTCCCGTCAAAGCGAAACGATCTCGGTAGATACGGCAAACGTCTACAACCGAACGACCGACACTCCCTGTACATCCTACAACCGCTACCCTTATAGGCGAGGTCATCTCCAGAGCACCTCAAATATAAAGTAAATTATGGTGAGGCTAACCAGGACGCTGTCAAAACGATCCAGCATACCGCCGTGACCAGGTAGGATATTTCCGCTATCCTTTACTCCAGCTTCTCTCTTAAAGATTGACTCGGCTAAATCGCCAAGCTGTCCAGCGACGCCACAAACCAACCCTATAACCAGAATGGGAAAGGGGGGAAATTCCCTTACATAGGCGACGACAGCGGCGGCTAAGAAACTGCCAGCCACCCCACTATAAAAGCCTTCCCAGGTTTTTTTGGGGCTAACTTGATCGCAAAGACGATGTTTACCCCAGCGACTTCCGACCAGGTAAGCGAATACATCGCAACTCCAAGTACAGAAGAACACCGAAAGAAGGACTATCTTTCCTATCGGACCGTTTCTGAGGTAGATAGAAAAACACCAAGGTAAAATAACGTATATCAACCCCGCGACCACCCCAGCACCGTTTTCAATGGCTGTGCTAAAGCCCACGGACTGCCTTCTTATCAACTCTACGAAAAGTGTCACAAAAAACACAAGGGCTAGACCTGCGAGTATGTTTTTCTCCTGAGCCCCAAGGAACCCCACAAAGGACATGAAAAACATCCCCGCTAGGAGCCCTATCCCTTTGGAGAGTTTTAGCCTTTTACTGGATATCCTGTAAAATTCCAGCAGCGATACCATTCCAAAGATTGTGGCCAATACGGACCATACGAGGCCTCCATAGTCCACCGCCATAACGATAATTGATACCAGTATAATCCCTGAAACCGATCTCTTTAAAAGCTCTCTTCCCGTCTTATCGGAGGCTGCCATATCGTCTATCCCTCGTCTCAAAGCTTTCAATCGCCCTATCGAGCATTCCTGGACTAAAATCGGGCCACAGGGTATCGGTAAAGTAAAACTCGCTGTAGCTGCTCTGCCACAGCCAAAAATTACTTAAGCGAAGCTCTCCACTGGTCCTGATTATCAAATCAGGATCGGGGAGATCAGGTAAATACATTTTGCCCCGAAGGGAAACTTCGTCTACTGGTTTCCCGGGGTTTTCCCGTATAAAGTCGTTAATCGAATCCAGTATCTCCTGACGTCCTCCGTAGTTAAAACAAGCGATAAGATCAAGGGATGAACAGTTTCTGGTCTCCGCCTCCGCATTATCCATCGCTTGGACGACAAAATCGGGGAGACCTTCCCTTCTTCCGGCGAAGCGCACCCGGATATCCTCTCGCATTAGATCTTTCAGCTTTTTTCTAGCGTAGTAACCGAATAATTTCATCAATCCGGTTACCTCCATAGACGGTCTAGTCCAGTTTTCGCTTGAAAATGCGTACACCGATAGATGTCTTATTCCTCTATCCTTAGCTGCATAGACCAAGTTCTCCAGGGTTTTAACCCCCGCTCTATGGCCTAAAAGCCTCGGGAGGCCCCTCTTTTTCGCCCAGCGGCCGTTGCCATCCATGATAATAGCGAGATGACCTATACCTTGTTTTTCCCTATTCATCTCAGACTCCTTGCCTTCGCTATATCTAAACGTCTCTTGACTTCCTGAATATCCAGCCAGGTAAGTGCCTTAGGACCGTCCTTTTGACGGGATTCGTTTCTAAGGAGATAGCTAGGATGAAACATAGGCATAACATCTATACCTCGCCACACAAACCATCGCCCCCTAAGCTTAGTTATCCCCTCAGTTGAACCTAGGATCCATTTTGATGGGGTGTTACCAAGGCAAACGATAATCTCAGGATTTATCACAGCAATCTGGGCTTCCAGAAATTTTTGACACATGACAATTTCCTCTATGCTGGGAACTCTGTTGCCAGGAGGACGACACTTAACGATGTTAGAGATATAAACTTCCTCTCTAGATATCCCCGCAGCCTTCATTATTTTATCTAAAAGTTGCCCTGCTTTACCTACAAAAGGTTTTCCCTGGGCATCTTCTTCTGCACCTGGACCTTCACCAACGAACATAAGGGCCGCATCTAACGGCCCTTCTCCTAATACTGAATTGGCTCTATCGACGTGAAGGGCGCATCTTTCGCATTTTGCGACCTCCTCGTCTATCTTAGAAACTAAAAAAGATCTGAGGTTCTCTTTTTTATCGGCTAGACTCAAGTTTTATCACCTTTTCAATCGAGACGTCCACCTTACTGACGTCTAGGCCACACAAAAACTCCACCGTTAATTTGACCCTTTTAGATATCTCTTTCGCTGCGACAAGCAAAGACGCCGGCCCTAGATAGAGGACCAATGTCATTGAAACCTCTACCGTACTGCCCATGTCTTTGACCTGGAGATCGGAAAGAGAGCTAACCTGACGATGGCTGGTGATGACGTGACGACTTATCTCAATTACCGCTTCTGCCTCTATTTTTATATCACCAAAGAAGCTAAATGGAGGCCTTACTATAGTTTTTTCATAGTTATCCTTCAGACGCAACAGGTTGCGAAGGCGACCAACTAGCTTGCCGGTATAGTTTTTCCTTATTTGGGCCTGAGATACCGGTATCACGTGCTGTTTTTTATGTTTTCTTTCGTATTGAGCTTTAGCTATCTCCTCAGGAGAAGCTACCTCGGAGATATTGACAAAAAATTCTGGCTCAGGTAAGCCAAGAGCACGACAAATTTTCTCCGCCATGCCGATGGAGGTCGCTATTACCATTAGAGAGCAGGGAGAATGATTTTTAAAAAAATCCACGACCTCTGCCCTATGGTCTGGGAACAAAAACATGGCTCTTCGTATTGCCCTAACCATATTTTTTTCGGTTTTAGCGCTTTTTCCCGCTACGATTCTTCCTCTTGCGATAACAAGACCATCATCGATGATGTAGTCTATATCTCTCTGTCTTGCCACAAACTGAGCACGAAGACTCTTGCCGGTACCAGCAGGCCCGACGAAGGCGATAACCCTTATACCGTCAAGTGAGACAGACATAGCGACCTCCAGATATTAACCTTAATCTTCCCCTTCAGACCTCTTTACATGCGCCCCTAGAGAGGAAAGAACTCCCTCTATGCACTCGTATCCTCTATCCACGTGACTCATCGAATGAACGACCGTCTCCCCTTCCGTAGCAAGCCCAGCTAGAACGAGGGCGGCTCCAGCCCTTAGATCGGTAGCCACTACGTCGGCACAGTTGAGCTTCGACGCCCCGCTGATTATGGCTGTATTGCCCTGAAGCTCGATGTTAGCTCCCATTTTTTTCAGTTCGCTTGCATGAAGGAAACGAGATTCAAATATACTTTCCTTTATGACGCTGGTACCCTCAGCTAGACAGAGGACGGACATCAACTGTGGCTGAACATCGGTAGGGAATCCAGGATATGGAAGGGTCTTCATGGATATCGCCTTAAGTTTATCCCTGGAAGGGAAGACCGTAACCTTTCCATCTTTCGACTCGATATCCACCGAGGCTTCCTCCAGTTTTGCCAACAGAGAGTCAAAGTGTTGAGGAATTACGTCGTTGACGGTGACGTTGCCGTCGGTAATAACACCGGCCAGAAGATACGTACAGGCGGCAATCCTATCTGGAATTATTCTCACCGAGGCGTCGCTTAACTCGGAACGTCCTTTTATCCTGAGGACTCCCGTGCCTTCTCCGTCGATCTCCGCTCCCATAGATCTGAGACAATCGACTAAGTTCACGATCTCCGGCTCTCTTGCCGCGTTTTCAAGCACCGTCTCCCCTTTAGCCAAAACCGCCGCCATAAGGAGGTTCTCCGTCGCTCCTACCGAGGGGAAATCCAGATATATCCTACATCCAGTGAGCCCTTTGGTAGTAGCGTGAACCGCCCCGTGGACCAAGTCTATAGTAGCACCCATTTTAACTAGACCCTTCAGGTGGAGGTCGATAGGTCTACTACCGATAGAACAGCCACCTGGCAACGGTAAAACAGCCCTTCCCTGCCTGGCAAGAAGAGGACCTAAAACCAAAGAAGAGGCCCTCATTTTCTGTACTAAAGCTCCAGGAGTTTCGGAAGAAAGTTGATCTCCGATCTTTATGGAAATCCTGTTCCCCTGGAAATTTACTGTAGCTCCTAAGACTCTAAGCAAATCGGACATCGTAGATATATCTTTGAGATTCGGGACGTTATCCAACTCAAGGGTAGCGTCTCTCAACAGCAAAGATGCGGCCATAACTGGAAGAGCAGCGTTTTTAGAACCTTGAGCTTTTATCTCTCCCCTGAGGGGCTTTCCTCCGACTACTTTTAGCATTTCATCCATGGTACCACTCCTAGATAAATTGTTCATATGAGGTAGAGGGCTAGACAAGCCTTCCTGAGGATTATATCAGCTTCAGGTAGAAAGGGAGATGGAAAAGCCACACCATAAAAGGAATCCTTGAGCAAATATAAGGACGGCAAGAACTTTTCCCTCGGAAAACCCTCTGTCCAGTAACCTGTGGTGGATATGTCCCCTATCAGGGGAAAATGGGGATTTACCGGCTATCAAACGCCTAACTATGGTCGTTAGCGTGTCCGCTACAGGAACTCCTCCCAGCAAGATCAGGGTCACGACGATTCTAAGAGCCTGAGGGGGCAAACTAGGCTCAACAGACCACATCATCATAGTGGATACGACAAAACCCAGTAGATAAACCCCTCCATCGCCTAAAAAGGTATGGGCCTTCGGAAAATTCCAGGGAAGTATCCCTAGACATAAGGCTATAAGCGGAAGTATAAGATTTAGACTACCGTCAGCCCAACCTATGGCAAAAAGGGCTAGTATGGCCATAGAAAGGGAAAGCCCGTTCATTCCATCTATAAGGTTATAGGCATTGGTACATCCAGCTATCCATAACAGGTAGACCAAAGATAACAGAGGAGATAAATGGAGGGGAATTACAACAAGACTGGCTGCCAGAAGGTGAACGAATAACCTTATTTTAGGTTTCAGAGGGGACATATCGTCAAGATATCCTACAAAAAACACCATGGAGGCTCCTGTGGCTAGGAACGCAAATTCCCGGCCATCGGGCACAAACAACAGGGACCAAAGAAGATATCCCATCCATACAACCAAGCCAGCTCCTCTAGGAACTGGCTGGCTGTGACCCTTTCGGGGCGATGGCTGATCTAAAATGCCAAATCGCCCCGAAAGCTTGATCGATATAGGCGTCAAGAAATATCCCCAAATGAGGAGGAAAGACGCCATTAAAAGTGATTTGAGCTCTAACACCTATTTCCGTCCTTACTTTGTTCCGAAAAGCCGATCTCCGGCGTCTCCTAGACCAGGGACTATATAGCCATGATCGTTAAGATGGCTGTCAAGAGCAGCGCAATATATATTGACGTCTGGATGGTCTCGGTGGATCTTTTCAACCCCTTCAGGGGCTGCTACCAGACACACCAGGGAGACTCTGACAGCTCCTCTTTTTTTAACCATACTTATGGCAGCGGAGGCGGATCCACCGGTGGCCAGCATAGGATCAAGGACGAATATCTCCCTATCCTCTATGTCCCCAGGAAGTTTACAGTAGTACTCCACCGGCTCAAGGGTTTCGGGATCTCTATAAAGACCGACAAAACCCACCTTAGCGTTTGGAATAAGGTTTATTATTCCATCCACCATCCCTATACCTGCTCTAAGTATAGGCACTATGGCCAGTTTTTTACCGGCAAGAGCGTAGGCTTTGGTCTTTGCGACAGGAGTCTCTATGTCTATCATCTCCAGAGGAAGGTCTCTTGTTATCTCGTAGACCATAAGGCTAGAGATCTCCTGGACAAGCTCTCTGAATTCCTTTACAGAGGTTTTTGCGTCTCTGATCATGCTTACTTTGTGCTGGACCAGAGGGTGGTCGAATATGACCACCTCGCCTCGCTTCTGACCGAAGTACTGGGATAGACCGTGCTCGTAAGCCCTTATTTTCTGGGTCCTCTTGAGATGCCTATCTCCTTCAAACTCCGTGGACATCCACACCTTGACTATCTCAAGAGCCGTATCAGGATCACCGGATCTCTCGCCGAGAGCCAGAAGGTTGGAGTTATTGTGTTTTCTGCTCATTTCGCCATCGGAGACCGATCTACAAAGGGCACAATAGGCACCGGGAACCTTGTTGGCCGTGATAGACATACCGATTCCACTGCCACATACCAATATTCCCCGATCCGCCTCTCCCGACGCGACGGTTTTAGCGACCTGAAGGGCAACGTCAGGGTAATCGCAGGATACCTCGGATGTATCGGTCCCAAAGTCGACGATATCTATCGAATCGGTCCTTAAAAAGGCCACGATTTTTTCCTTCAGAGCGAAACCAGCGTGATCTGAACCTATAGCTAATCTCAAGTTTATGTCGCCTCCTTCTACACGGTTAGCCTAAAAGGGTCAACATCACAGAGGCGGCTACAGCGGTACCGATGACCCCTGCGACGTTAGGTCCCATAGCGTGCATGAGGAGGAAATTCCCCGGGTTTTCCTTCTGAGATATGCTCTGAACGACTCTAGCGGCCATAGGAACAGCGGAGACACCGGCAGCACCGATCATAGGGTTGATCTTCCCTCCACTCATGGTTTTCATAAGCTGGCCGAAGAGAACTCCTCCTGCGGTGCTGGCGATGAAGGCGACAAGGCCTAAGCCTATGATCTTTATGGTGGCTGGGGTCAGAAAATCCCCGGCGTTCATGGTCGCTCCAACGGAAAGACCGAGGAAGATGGTGGTAGCGTTGAGAATCTCGTTCTGCGCCGCCTGGCTCAGCCTCTCGGTGACGCCACACTCTCTTATAAGGTTTCCGAACATAAGGACACCTATAAGGGGAACCGACATAGGAAGAAGAAGTCCCGCAGCCACGGTACAGACTATGGGGAACAGGATTTTCTCCGTCTTGCTTACAGGTCTGAGACCGTCCATTCTGATAGCTCTATCCGCTTTGGTGGTGAACATCTTTATTACAGGTGGCTGGATGAGCGGCACCAGCGACATATAGCTGTAGGCAGCCACAGCCACAGCTCCCAGTATCTGAGGAGCCATCTTCATTGTCAAATAGATGCTGGTAGGACCGTCAGCACCACCGATAATGGCGATAGATGCCGCCTCTTTGACCGAGAAACCCATCATCATAGCACCAAAAAGGGCGATGAACACCCCAAACTGCGCAGCGGCACCGAGGAGAAAGGTAATAGGGTTAGCCATAAGAGGGGCGAAGTCGGTGAGAGCACCGATGCCCATGAAGATTATGACCGGGTATATCTCGTGTTGCGTGCCGAAAAAAACGTACCTTAAAAAACCACCGTGATCCATAATCCCCGATAAAGGAAGGTTGACCAGGACGCATCCAAAGGCTATCGGCACCAGCAAGAGAGGTTCAAAGTTTTTTACGATGGCCAGATACAGGAAGGTAAAGGCCACCAGGAGCATGACGATATTGCCCCCGGTCAACGCAGCGAATCCGGACTCGCCAAAGACCTTCGCCAGCGACTGAAGATACAGCTCCATGGCCCTCGCCTCTCCGTTAGCCGATCACGGCAAGGACGTCGCCGCTGTTTACCGTTGCGCCCTCTTTCGCTGCCATCTGGGTTATCGTTCCACCGCAAGGAGCCACTATTTCGTTTTCCATTTTCATGGCCTCAAGGATCAGGATAACGTCTCCAGCGGATACGGATGTACCCTGAGAGGCGATTACCCTGAGGACCTTTCCAGGCATAGGAGCGGTCACCGATTCACCACCAGCGGCGGGGGCAGGAGCGGGAGCGGCCTTAGGTGCGGGGGCAGCAGGCTTCGGTGCAGGGGCGGAAGCAGGAGCGGAAGGCGCTGCTACTACCGGAGCGGCACCCTGCTCCCCTGCTCCAAGGCTCTCGACCTCAACGTCATAGGCGGTTCCGTTTACCGTTACTCTGTATTTATCCGACATGATAAAATCCATCCTCCTGTGTATTAGCTACGCCCACCGATATTCCACGGTGAACGGTCCAAACCCTCTAATCCCTCAAAACGCCCCCAGCTGGTCCAGCTGTCTGAGCTTCCCTCTGTCTGAGGTTTTACGCTTAAAATCCTGAAACCTCCGCCAATTTTAGCGACAAGGGCCCCTGTTATAGCAGCAACTATCTCGTCTGAAACTCCTGAGTTAGACGATACAGGCTGAGTCGCCGGGGTAGCCGGATTTTTTTTAGTCACCGCCGTCGAGGGCTTAGGGGCGGAAGACCCCAACTTAGCCTCGACGACAAACCTGATCCCGTAGATTATGGCGGTTAACCCCATAAGGACCATAAAGACTATGCTGAAAGCGATAATAGAAAGGGAAATCGCTCCCCCTGCTCCCTCAAAAACACCGTTCATATTAAAACCTCATTTCCTAGTGAGGCATCACGCCGTGTTTTTTTCGAGGAGGCGATTTACGCTTTGTCCTGTTGGACTGGAGGGCCAGGATGATCTCCTGTCGGGTTTCCTCCGGGAGGATGACCTTATCGACCAATCCTCTGCTGGCGGCCTGGTAAGGGTTAGCGAAGGCTACCTCGTACTCGTCGATTTTCTTCTGTCTCATAGCCTGCTGATCCTCTGCGGCGGAGATCTCTTTGCGGAAGATGATGTTGGCTGCACCCTCTGCACCCATAACGGCTATCTGGGCCTGAGGCCACGCCAGAACGGTGTCCGCACCTAAAGATTTGGCACACATACCCAGGTATGCTCCTCCGTATGCTTTGCGAAGTACGACGGAGATAAGGGGAACGGTAGCCTCGCTGTAGGCGTAGAGGAGCTTAGCTCCATGGCGAATGATTCCGCCCCATTCCTGACTCTTTCCAGGCAGGTAGCCGGGAACGTCGATCAACGTAACTATAGGGATGTTAAAGGCATCGCAGTGCCGTATAAACCTGCTGGCCTTGTCTGAGTTGTCGATATCAAGACAACCAGCCATGTTGTTGGCCTGGTTGGCCACGATACCGACAGACTGACCACCGAAAGAGGCGTAGCCTATCACTACGTTTCTAGCCCACATAGGCTGAACCTCCACAAACTTGCCATCGTCGACTATTTTGGAGATAACGTCCCTGACGTCGTAAGCCTTGTTGGGGTTTGTCGGAACGATGTTTCTGAGATCCAGCTCCGCCCTGTTGGGACTGTCGGAGGTCTTTTTTAAAGGAGCGTCGCACATGTTGTTGCTGGGAAGGAAACCGAGAACCTCCCTGATCTGGTTGAAGCACTGAGCCTCATCGTCGGCAAAGAAGTGGGCGTTTCCGGAGCGACTGTTATGGGTCATAGCTCCGCCGAGTTCCTCACTGGTGACCTCTTCTCCGGTTACGGCCTTTATGACCGCAGGGCCGGTTATATGCATAATTCCGGTCTTGTTCACCATAAAGATATAGTCCGTCAGAGCAGGGCTATACACAGCTCCACCGGCGGTGGGACCTACGATAACCGAGATCTGGGGAACAACACCGCTTGCCTGGGTGTTTTTATAGAAAATCTCGCCGTATCCGTTAAGGGAATCGACAGCCTCCTGTATTCTGGCACCACCGCTGTCGTTTATACCGACAACAGGGGCTCCATTCTGAAGGGCGAGGTCCATGACCTTACAGATTTTTTTGGCGTGCATCTCCCCGAGAGACCCTCCAAGTACGGTGAAGTCCTGGCTGAAAACGTAGACTTTACGTCCCTCGACGGTACCCCATCCTGTAACCACACCGTCTCCGGGGAAAACCGATTTTTCCATCCCGAAGTTGTGGCAACGATGTTCTACGTATTCGTCTATTTCGACAAAAGATCCCTTGTCGAGAAGCAGGTCGATTCTCTCCCTAGCGGTGAGCTTGCCCTTTTCTTTCTGCTTGGCGATAGCCTTCTCTCCGCCGCCCAGACTTACCTGTTTTCTCTTTTCCAGGAGCCCGTTACACAGCTCGTCGATTGACTTGATTGCCATTCCCTTTCCCTCCTAAACTAATTGACCGGACCGAATTTTGGTTAAAGCACCGTTCAAAACATCCTGCGCTACGCTGTAAGGATCGGTCTCCCTGTTATACAGCTCCTCTATGATACGTCCCTCCCGTCGCTCTTCCCACGCGGATTCGGTGATCTTTGCGATACGGCGACGAACAATCTCCTCCACCTCCCATTGAAGCCTCTTTCTGAGGCGATCAGCCCCCTCCTCAG
The uncultured Dethiosulfovibrio sp. genome window above contains:
- a CDS encoding acyl-CoA carboxylase subunit beta, which translates into the protein MAIKSIDELCNGLLEKRKQVSLGGGEKAIAKQKEKGKLTARERIDLLLDKGSFVEIDEYVEHRCHNFGMEKSVFPGDGVVTGWGTVEGRKVYVFSQDFTVLGGSLGEMHAKKICKVMDLALQNGAPVVGINDSGGARIQEAVDSLNGYGEIFYKNTQASGVVPQISVIVGPTAGGAVYSPALTDYIFMVNKTGIMHITGPAVIKAVTGEEVTSEELGGAMTHNSRSGNAHFFADDEAQCFNQIREVLGFLPSNNMCDAPLKKTSDSPNRAELDLRNIVPTNPNKAYDVRDVISKIVDDGKFVEVQPMWARNVVIGYASFGGQSVGIVANQANNMAGCLDIDNSDKASRFIRHCDAFNIPIVTLIDVPGYLPGKSQEWGGIIRHGAKLLYAYSEATVPLISVVLRKAYGGAYLGMCAKSLGADTVLAWPQAQIAVMGAEGAANIIFRKEISAAEDQQAMRQKKIDEYEVAFANPYQAASRGLVDKVILPEETRQEIILALQSNRTKRKSPPRKKHGVMPH